Proteins encoded together in one Chitinophaga sp. LS1 window:
- a CDS encoding Ku protein: MRAIWSGTIGFGLVNIPVKLYSAVKDSRLDLDMLDKRDQAHIKFHRVNEDTGKEVPWDKIVKGYLYNDEYIILEDEDFEAASPEKTKMITIESFVEETEIDDIYFETPYFIEPEKSGTKAYALLLKTLEQTGKAGIGRFVLRTSEHIVVIRPRDNYLLLHQLRFQEEIRTPEELTLPATRIQKKELDMAVKLVESYTTEFDISQFKDEYHAELLKIIKQKASGKKRAVKKMKVVHTKSTDLFSQLKASLGSGGKRAS; the protein is encoded by the coding sequence ATGAGAGCAATATGGTCAGGAACTATCGGCTTCGGGCTGGTCAATATTCCGGTGAAACTGTACAGCGCAGTCAAAGACAGCAGGCTCGACCTTGATATGCTTGACAAGCGTGATCAGGCACACATAAAATTTCACCGGGTAAATGAAGACACAGGTAAAGAAGTACCATGGGACAAAATAGTAAAAGGATACCTGTACAATGATGAATACATTATACTGGAAGATGAAGATTTCGAGGCGGCAAGTCCTGAAAAAACAAAGATGATCACCATTGAATCTTTTGTAGAGGAAACTGAGATTGATGATATTTATTTCGAGACACCCTACTTTATAGAACCGGAAAAATCAGGTACGAAAGCATATGCATTATTGCTGAAAACGCTGGAACAAACAGGAAAAGCCGGTATCGGCAGATTTGTGTTGCGCACCAGTGAGCATATTGTAGTGATCCGCCCACGGGATAATTATTTACTATTGCATCAACTCCGTTTCCAGGAAGAAATTCGCACACCTGAGGAGCTGACATTACCTGCTACCAGGATTCAGAAGAAAGAGCTGGATATGGCTGTAAAGCTGGTTGAAAGTTATACGACAGAATTTGACATCAGTCAGTTCAAAGACGAATACCATGCAGAGCTGCTGAAAATTATCAAACAAAAAGCGAGTGGTAAGAAGCGTGCGGTGAAGAAAATGAAAGTGGTGCATACAAAGAGTACAGACCTGTTTAGTCAGCTGAAAGCCAGTCTGGGTAGTGGAGGTAAGCGGGCATCATGA
- the chrA gene encoding chromate efflux transporter, which translates to MFLRHIPFLRAVFLHSLTAYGGPQGHLAMMLKTFVQQRKDVTEQELMEYNAFCQLLPGASSSQTLTLIGYKRGGVPLAVVTLLIWIAPACFLMGSLSFLLQYFDQKALHTDIFKYVQPMAVGFLIYGSFRAFSISIRNLATFIIMVVALLTAIYLKSPWTFPALIILGGIVSNFSNKRIPDIPDQPKKIQWTNIWLFATLFILAGLFSEVARTHNWITRRPFNLFENFYRFGSLVFGGGDILIAMMLEQYVTRAKSAFMSAEELLTGAGIMRALPGPTFSITAYVGGMVMRNLGPGYQLLGCMLAPIAIFLPSLLLVLFFFPIWTNLKKYVVIYRALEGINAAVVGIMWAATFMLFMAIPHTWYNIAIALSTLAILAFSRLPSPFIVLACLVLGWLL; encoded by the coding sequence GTGTTTCTTCGTCATATTCCGTTCCTGCGGGCTGTTTTTTTACACAGTTTAACAGCCTATGGTGGCCCGCAAGGTCACCTGGCTATGATGTTGAAGACATTCGTGCAGCAAAGAAAAGATGTGACAGAGCAGGAGTTGATGGAATATAATGCGTTCTGTCAGCTGCTCCCCGGAGCTTCTTCTTCCCAGACCCTCACCCTCATCGGCTACAAACGTGGAGGGGTACCACTGGCAGTCGTCACCCTGCTCATATGGATTGCACCAGCCTGTTTCCTGATGGGATCTCTTAGTTTCCTCTTACAATACTTTGATCAGAAAGCCCTGCATACAGACATTTTTAAGTATGTACAACCCATGGCGGTAGGCTTCCTCATTTATGGCAGTTTCCGGGCTTTCAGTATCAGTATCCGTAACCTGGCTACTTTCATCATCATGGTGGTAGCCTTACTCACGGCCATCTACCTGAAGTCTCCATGGACATTCCCCGCACTGATCATCCTTGGTGGTATTGTCTCTAACTTCAGTAACAAGCGTATTCCTGATATTCCTGACCAGCCTAAAAAAATCCAATGGACCAATATCTGGTTGTTTGCCACTCTCTTTATACTCGCAGGTCTATTCTCTGAAGTGGCCCGTACGCACAACTGGATTACCCGTCGTCCGTTCAACCTGTTTGAAAACTTTTATCGTTTCGGCAGCCTTGTATTTGGTGGTGGCGATATATTGATTGCAATGATGCTGGAACAATATGTAACCCGTGCAAAATCGGCATTTATGAGTGCTGAGGAGTTACTGACAGGTGCAGGTATTATGCGGGCCTTGCCAGGACCTACATTCTCTATCACTGCTTATGTGGGGGGAATGGTAATGCGCAACCTGGGACCGGGGTATCAGTTGCTGGGATGTATGCTGGCGCCAATCGCTATCTTTTTACCCAGCTTGCTGCTGGTTTTATTCTTCTTTCCAATCTGGACCAATCTGAAGAAATATGTAGTCATCTATCGTGCATTGGAAGGTATCAATGCCGCTGTGGTAGGTATCATGTGGGCTGCGACCTTCATGTTATTTATGGCCATACCGCACACATGGTACAATATTGCGATCGCCCTGAGCACACTGGCAATATTGGCATTCTCACGTCTCCCCTCTCCATTTATCGTACTTGCCTGTCTGGTACTGGGTTGGTTACTGTAA
- a CDS encoding isopenicillin N synthase family dioxygenase, giving the protein MATTHSIPVVDLAAFTKGDDTSKAAFVQQLGKAYEEVGFVAVKNHGIPDKLIEDLYKYVQQFFALPADVKRSYEIPELAGQRGYTSFGKEHAKGFDAPDLKEFFQFGQTVTDGDPIGKEYPDNVAVKELPAFTPTCTAAYKAFETSGISLLQAIALYLGLDEHYFDQFVHNGNSILRAIHYPPIKDEPKSAIRAEQHEDINLITLLVGASADGLQILDKQNNWVPVTSLPEQIVVNVGDMLQRLTNNKLKSTTHRVVNPPRELWGTSRFSIPFFLHPKSEMPLNCLESTIDAAHPREYEPITAGEYLDERLREIGLKK; this is encoded by the coding sequence ATGGCAACGACACATTCCATCCCTGTTGTAGACCTCGCCGCCTTTACAAAGGGCGACGACACCAGCAAAGCAGCCTTTGTGCAGCAGCTGGGTAAAGCTTATGAGGAAGTAGGATTTGTAGCAGTAAAAAATCACGGTATTCCCGACAAGCTGATTGAAGACCTGTATAAGTATGTACAACAGTTCTTCGCACTACCAGCTGATGTAAAGCGCAGTTACGAAATTCCCGAACTGGCAGGCCAGCGTGGTTATACTTCATTTGGTAAAGAACATGCAAAAGGATTTGACGCGCCTGATCTGAAAGAGTTTTTCCAGTTTGGACAAACTGTAACAGATGGTGATCCGATTGGCAAAGAATATCCGGATAACGTAGCAGTTAAGGAATTGCCTGCTTTCACCCCTACCTGCACAGCTGCTTATAAAGCTTTTGAAACTTCAGGTATATCTCTATTACAGGCTATTGCACTGTACCTGGGTCTGGATGAGCATTACTTCGATCAGTTTGTTCATAATGGTAATTCTATCCTGAGAGCGATCCATTACCCTCCTATTAAAGATGAACCTAAGTCTGCCATCCGCGCAGAACAGCATGAGGATATCAACCTGATCACCCTGCTGGTAGGAGCTTCTGCGGATGGTCTGCAGATCCTGGATAAACAGAATAACTGGGTGCCGGTGACTTCACTGCCTGAGCAAATCGTAGTAAATGTGGGCGATATGCTGCAAAGATTGACGAACAATAAATTAAAGTCTACTACACACCGCGTAGTAAATCCACCTCGTGAATTGTGGGGTACCAGCAGGTTCTCTATTCCATTCTTCCTGCATCCTAAGTCAGAGATGCCGCTGAATTGTCTTGAAAGCACAATAGATGCAGCGCATCCCAGGGAGTATGAACCAATTACCGCCGGTGAGTACCTGGATGAACGATTGAGAGAAATAGGATTGAAGAAATAA
- a CDS encoding ExbD/TolR family protein, with translation MAEMNTQSHPGKQRGGQRAKKLSTRVDMTPMVDLGFLLITFFMLTTTLLQPKTMDLIMPRDDGKPQPLAESNAMTVLLGANNTVKYYEGMYHPEDVKTITYADIRDAIIKKKEEIMKRTGDNKLMVLIKANNDANYKNVVDIMDEMLINRVDRYAMVDITDEEKALLK, from the coding sequence ATGGCTGAAATGAACACCCAATCCCACCCTGGCAAACAAAGAGGTGGCCAGCGCGCTAAGAAACTGAGTACCCGGGTAGATATGACCCCTATGGTAGACCTGGGATTCCTGTTGATCACTTTTTTTATGTTGACCACTACCCTCCTGCAACCAAAAACCATGGACCTGATCATGCCCCGTGACGACGGTAAACCACAGCCACTGGCCGAAAGTAATGCTATGACCGTATTGCTTGGCGCCAACAATACTGTAAAATATTATGAAGGCATGTATCATCCCGAAGACGTAAAAACCATTACCTATGCGGATATCAGGGATGCAATCATCAAAAAGAAAGAAGAGATCATGAAGAGAACCGGGGACAATAAACTGATGGTACTGATCAAAGCCAACAACGACGCCAACTATAAAAATGTAGTAGATATCATGGACGAAATGCTCATCAACCGCGTAGACCGTTATGCCATGGTAGACATTACGGACGAAGAAAAAGCATTACTGAAATAG
- the asnS gene encoding asparagine--tRNA ligase codes for MSQRTKVKQILLDDKTDYNVVVKGWIRSFRNNQFIALNDGSTNNNIQIVLDQNSVSAELIKRLTTGAAISVSGTVIPSLGKGQRVEIKAVELEILGDCDGEKYPLQLKNRPSLEYLREIAHLRFRTNTFGSVFRLRHALAFAVHKFFNEKGFVYLHTPIITASDAEGAGEMFHVSTLDPKNPPLTEDGNIDYKEDFFGRATNLTVSGQLEGELGAMAFGDIYTFGPTFRAENSNTARHLAEFWMIEPEMAFYDLEDNMNLAEAFIKSVIGYVLENNREDLEFLAARLAEEEKQKPQQERSEMGLIEKLEFVLNNEFQRLTYTEAIDILKNSKPNKSKKFNYLIEEWGADLQSEHERYLVEKHFKKPVILTDYPAAIKAFYMKQNDDGKTVRAMDILFPGIGEIVGGSQREENYDKLVRRMEEMKLPVEEMSWYLDTRRYGSAPHAGFGLGFERLVLFVTGMGNIRDVIPFPRTPKSAEF; via the coding sequence ATGAGCCAAAGAACGAAGGTTAAGCAAATCCTGCTTGACGACAAAACAGACTACAACGTAGTGGTAAAAGGCTGGATACGGTCTTTCCGTAACAATCAGTTTATAGCTTTGAACGATGGCTCTACCAATAATAATATCCAGATTGTATTGGATCAGAATTCTGTTTCTGCTGAACTAATCAAGCGCCTGACCACAGGTGCTGCCATCAGCGTATCAGGTACTGTAATTCCATCTCTGGGTAAAGGCCAGCGCGTAGAGATCAAAGCTGTAGAACTGGAAATTCTGGGTGACTGTGATGGTGAGAAATATCCCCTGCAGCTGAAAAACCGCCCGAGCCTGGAATACCTGCGTGAAATTGCACACCTGCGTTTCCGCACCAACACTTTCGGGTCTGTATTCCGCCTGCGTCATGCATTGGCTTTTGCTGTCCACAAATTCTTTAACGAAAAAGGCTTTGTATACCTGCACACGCCTATCATCACTGCATCTGACGCTGAAGGTGCCGGCGAAATGTTTCACGTAAGTACCCTGGATCCTAAAAATCCACCACTGACTGAAGATGGTAACATTGATTATAAAGAAGACTTCTTTGGCAGAGCGACCAATCTGACCGTATCTGGTCAGCTGGAAGGCGAACTGGGAGCAATGGCATTCGGTGATATCTACACCTTTGGCCCTACCTTCCGTGCAGAGAATTCCAATACAGCCCGCCACCTTGCTGAGTTCTGGATGATCGAACCAGAAATGGCTTTCTATGACCTGGAAGACAACATGAACCTGGCAGAGGCTTTCATCAAATCCGTAATTGGCTATGTGCTGGAAAATAACAGGGAAGACCTGGAATTCCTGGCTGCACGCCTTGCTGAGGAAGAAAAACAGAAACCACAGCAGGAAAGAAGTGAAATGGGACTGATCGAAAAACTGGAGTTTGTACTGAACAATGAATTCCAGCGTCTCACTTACACAGAAGCAATTGACATTCTGAAAAACAGTAAGCCAAATAAATCAAAGAAGTTCAACTACCTGATCGAAGAATGGGGTGCAGATCTGCAGAGTGAGCACGAACGTTACCTGGTAGAAAAACACTTTAAGAAACCTGTGATACTCACAGATTATCCTGCGGCTATCAAGGCTTTCTACATGAAGCAGAACGATGACGGCAAAACCGTTAGAGCAATGGATATTCTCTTCCCGGGTATCGGCGAAATCGTAGGTGGCTCTCAGCGTGAAGAAAACTACGACAAGCTGGTAAGACGTATGGAAGAAATGAAACTGCCAGTAGAAGAAATGAGCTGGTACCTGGATACAAGACGCTATGGTAGTGCTCCGCATGCAGGTTTCGGCTTAGGTTTTGAAAGACTGGTACTGTTTGTAACAGGTATGGGAAATATCAGGGACGTGATTCCTTTCCCAAGAACACCAAAGAGTGCAGAGTTTTAA
- the rho gene encoding transcription termination factor Rho, with product MLVPELLDIAEKLDVPNAKKLSKQDLIYKILDKQAVMASESNPANGEEKKTRKRKSTKKEDEHEEPVAEAASDEKPKRGRKPGALNKAKEVEEPKASETKPKKKDFDIDLDSIPSLTFDDDDDEIIPQFTEDEEDEEEEVITNTKAPVAAPAKKVVVEEDEEDDEEEEDDDDDFVMPEEPIVPQKQRFNNKQKEPVFNIEFDGIILSEGVLEMMPDGYGFLRSSDYNYLSSPDDIYVSPSQIKLFGLKTGDTVKGSVRPPKEGEKYFALLKVETINGKSPEEVRDRVPFDYLTPLFPFEKLRLTTTSNNYSTRIMDMFTPIGKGQRGLIVAQPKVGKTMLLKEVANAIATNHPEVYLMVVLIDERPEEVTDMERSVKAEVIASTFDEPAEKHVKVSAIALQKAKRLVECGHDVVILLDSITRLARAHNTVAPASGKVLSGGVEANAMQKPKQFFGAARKIENGGSLTILATALIDTGSKMDEVIFEEFKGTGNMELQLDRKLANRRIFPAIDVSASSTRRDDLLLDKDHLKRLHILRNHLADMNTEESMHFMLQHMRGTKNNDEFLISMNG from the coding sequence ATGCTCGTTCCTGAGCTGCTTGACATTGCAGAGAAACTGGATGTGCCAAACGCCAAAAAACTGAGCAAACAGGATCTTATCTACAAAATTCTCGACAAGCAGGCAGTAATGGCCTCAGAAAGTAACCCGGCCAATGGAGAAGAAAAGAAGACACGTAAACGGAAATCAACAAAAAAGGAAGACGAACACGAAGAACCAGTAGCAGAAGCCGCATCAGATGAAAAACCAAAACGCGGTAGAAAACCTGGAGCACTCAATAAAGCTAAAGAAGTTGAAGAACCTAAGGCATCCGAAACCAAACCCAAAAAGAAAGACTTCGATATAGACCTGGATAGTATTCCTTCCCTTACATTTGACGACGACGACGATGAAATCATCCCTCAGTTTACTGAAGACGAAGAGGATGAAGAGGAAGAAGTAATTACTAATACCAAGGCGCCTGTTGCTGCTCCTGCAAAAAAGGTAGTAGTAGAAGAGGATGAAGAAGACGACGAGGAAGAAGAGGATGACGACGACGACTTCGTAATGCCGGAAGAGCCTATCGTGCCGCAGAAACAACGTTTCAACAACAAGCAGAAAGAACCTGTTTTCAATATAGAATTTGATGGTATTATCCTCAGCGAAGGTGTACTGGAAATGATGCCTGATGGCTATGGTTTCCTCCGCTCCTCTGATTATAACTATCTCAGCTCTCCTGATGATATTTACGTGTCTCCTTCCCAGATCAAATTATTCGGTCTCAAAACAGGCGATACCGTTAAAGGTTCCGTTAGACCTCCGAAAGAAGGTGAGAAATACTTCGCTCTCCTGAAAGTAGAAACAATCAATGGTAAATCACCTGAAGAAGTACGTGACCGCGTACCATTCGATTACCTGACACCTCTGTTTCCTTTCGAGAAATTAAGATTGACTACTACTTCTAATAACTACTCTACCCGCATCATGGACATGTTTACCCCTATAGGTAAAGGTCAGCGTGGTCTGATCGTAGCACAGCCTAAGGTGGGTAAAACCATGTTGCTGAAAGAAGTAGCAAATGCTATCGCAACTAATCACCCTGAAGTTTACCTGATGGTAGTGCTCATCGATGAGCGTCCGGAAGAGGTAACCGATATGGAACGTAGCGTAAAAGCAGAAGTCATCGCTTCTACTTTCGATGAACCAGCTGAAAAGCACGTGAAAGTTTCTGCCATCGCACTGCAAAAAGCAAAACGCCTGGTAGAATGCGGACATGATGTAGTGATCCTGCTGGATTCCATCACCCGTCTCGCCCGTGCGCACAACACCGTAGCTCCTGCTTCAGGTAAAGTACTGAGTGGTGGTGTGGAAGCAAACGCTATGCAGAAACCAAAACAATTTTTCGGTGCAGCCCGTAAGATCGAAAATGGTGGTTCATTGACCATCCTCGCAACTGCACTGATCGATACTGGTTCTAAAATGGACGAAGTGATCTTCGAAGAATTCAAAGGTACCGGTAACATGGAATTACAACTGGATCGTAAACTGGCGAACAGACGTATCTTCCCTGCTATCGATGTATCAGCTTCCTCTACCCGCCGTGATGATCTGCTCCTTGATAAGGATCATCTGAAACGCCTTCACATTCTCCGCAATCATCTCGCGGATATGAATACAGAAGAATCCATGCACTTCATGTTACAGCACATGAGGGGGACTAAAAATAATGATGAGTTCCTGATCTCTATGAACGGATAA
- a CDS encoding LytR/AlgR family response regulator transcription factor, with protein sequence MIKAVIIDDERNSRDIISLMLEKYCPQVEIVATASDCADGIATIREFQPELVFLDLEMPDGTGFDVLLGTQNVPLFEAVFVTAFEKKFLHTIRFSEVEIILKPIDRESLTTAIAIIGARLAAGKSKDRYKVLLANFNKGRNTSLELVLPQSEGDDTTIALSAITYLEALGDKTLFYLDDHHQVQANRPFRYYADLFSTLRFYQVNNLQIAQMSQISHVSTEGGNVMMRNGVTLEVAERRKKDLLLHLKQYK encoded by the coding sequence ATGATAAAGGCCGTAATTATAGATGACGAGCGCAATAGCCGGGACATCATTTCCCTGATGCTGGAAAAGTATTGTCCTCAGGTAGAAATTGTTGCTACTGCTTCTGACTGTGCTGATGGTATAGCTACCATCCGGGAATTCCAGCCCGAGCTGGTTTTTCTCGACCTTGAAATGCCTGATGGAACCGGGTTTGATGTATTACTGGGCACACAGAACGTACCACTGTTTGAAGCGGTGTTTGTCACTGCATTTGAAAAAAAATTCCTGCATACGATCCGTTTCAGCGAAGTGGAAATTATTTTAAAACCAATAGATCGGGAAAGTCTCACTACAGCCATCGCTATTATCGGTGCACGACTGGCAGCTGGCAAAAGTAAAGACAGATACAAAGTACTGCTGGCTAATTTTAACAAGGGCCGGAATACAAGTCTGGAACTGGTATTGCCACAGTCGGAAGGAGATGATACCACCATCGCTTTATCTGCCATTACTTACCTGGAAGCACTAGGCGATAAGACATTGTTTTACCTGGATGATCATCACCAGGTGCAGGCCAACAGGCCATTCCGATACTATGCAGATCTATTCAGCACCTTACGATTTTACCAGGTCAATAATCTACAGATAGCGCAGATGAGTCAGATCAGCCATGTAAGTACAGAAGGTGGAAATGTAATGATGAGAAATGGTGTGACACTGGAAGTAGCAGAACGACGAAAAAAAGATCTACTCTTACACTTAAAACAGTATAAATAA
- a CDS encoding histidine kinase, translated as MIRIFFLLLLFCYSNKALGSLTAKDTLAADFDNLPPALDLRPWLLSMEDVGEQVTPQQIPNLHFNHNVSLFHDSKKNNGKGHDCWLRLSVKNTGSEDSVLALFAGWHDHMYWYVQEGQQLKLLVQTGMMLDKDNIRRWEHYAFPVNVPPGQTRTFYLHINNQFFNENPLMPVLYDAMQYNNFRNATVAHFHKEAAMIFMLLGMLLVCLTIAIINYIQLPDRSYLYFAAYMLGLILFFALRLDSKPYQLSVFYSWPMLKYYWDVPALLFCFYLMYLAFGKSFLNLQERYPFMERLFNIFASCIGGIIIICFYCIARRLYQVPGMIYSYIYLATLLPLLAVFAALAKRSRHHPLVRFFLFGSLCFYMASFGSFLMLIRPLGLLSALGELSAPSLLIIVGVLLQSMFFLAGLSYRNKLVHHERTRTQELLIKQLNKNKELQHKLNEQLEELVKEQTTEILRKKQELEEQRKIHLETEYDKKLTEIELKAIRAQINPHFIFNCLNSIQLFVMQRDYEYAQKYLSDFSYLIRKTLDFSRRNFISLADEIAYLNTYLGLEKMRFENKMEYELQVDPLIATAELEIPAMLLQPYVENAVKYGMTNSRDHIGHLLIQFNQVAPDMLECLIDDNGIGINRSKSMRTLPKHHQSSGMEISSNRAELLNKMYNTGIHIDIIDKSDKNSLESGTIVRILIPQL; from the coding sequence GTGATTCGGATCTTTTTCTTATTACTGTTGTTTTGTTACTCCAATAAAGCCCTGGGCAGTTTAACAGCAAAAGACACACTGGCAGCAGATTTTGATAATCTTCCGCCAGCTCTGGATCTGCGGCCCTGGTTGCTGAGCATGGAAGATGTGGGGGAGCAGGTAACACCACAACAGATACCTAATTTGCATTTCAACCACAACGTTTCTCTTTTCCACGACTCAAAAAAGAACAATGGAAAAGGTCACGATTGCTGGCTTCGGCTATCCGTAAAAAATACCGGTAGTGAAGATTCTGTATTGGCCCTCTTTGCAGGGTGGCATGATCATATGTACTGGTACGTACAGGAAGGCCAGCAACTAAAATTGCTGGTTCAGACCGGTATGATGCTGGACAAAGACAACATTCGCCGCTGGGAACATTATGCTTTTCCTGTGAATGTGCCCCCCGGGCAAACACGTACTTTCTATTTACATATCAACAACCAGTTCTTTAACGAGAACCCACTCATGCCTGTATTGTACGACGCTATGCAATACAATAACTTCCGGAACGCTACTGTGGCACACTTCCATAAAGAAGCAGCCATGATCTTTATGCTGCTGGGCATGTTGCTGGTATGTCTTACCATTGCGATCATCAATTATATTCAATTACCGGATCGCTCGTATCTGTATTTTGCTGCATACATGCTGGGGTTAATTTTATTTTTTGCCCTGCGGCTGGATAGTAAACCCTATCAGCTATCCGTATTTTACAGCTGGCCCATGTTGAAATATTACTGGGATGTGCCGGCGCTATTATTCTGTTTTTATCTCATGTACCTGGCCTTTGGAAAATCCTTCCTCAACCTGCAGGAGCGGTATCCCTTTATGGAAAGGTTGTTCAATATATTTGCCTCCTGTATTGGAGGTATTATTATCATTTGTTTTTACTGTATCGCCAGGAGATTGTACCAGGTGCCTGGCATGATCTACAGCTATATATATCTAGCCACTCTCCTCCCCTTGCTGGCGGTATTCGCAGCACTGGCCAAGCGCTCCCGCCATCATCCATTGGTACGGTTTTTCCTCTTTGGATCCCTCTGTTTTTATATGGCCAGCTTTGGCTCCTTCCTCATGCTGATACGTCCTCTGGGACTGCTCAGTGCACTGGGGGAACTGTCTGCCCCTTCGCTGCTCATCATTGTAGGGGTATTGCTGCAATCTATGTTCTTCCTGGCAGGCCTCAGTTATCGCAATAAACTGGTGCACCATGAAAGAACCCGTACACAGGAGCTGCTGATCAAACAGCTGAATAAAAACAAAGAACTTCAGCATAAGCTGAATGAGCAACTGGAAGAACTGGTAAAAGAACAGACGACAGAAATTCTCCGTAAGAAACAGGAGCTGGAAGAACAACGGAAAATACACCTGGAAACTGAGTACGATAAAAAACTGACGGAGATAGAACTGAAGGCCATCCGCGCGCAGATCAATCCACACTTTATTTTCAATTGTCTCAATTCCATACAGCTGTTTGTCATGCAGCGGGATTATGAATATGCACAGAAGTATTTGTCTGATTTTTCTTACCTGATCAGGAAAACATTAGATTTTTCAAGACGCAATTTCATATCATTAGCAGATGAAATTGCGTATCTGAATACCTACCTGGGTCTTGAAAAGATGCGGTTTGAAAATAAGATGGAATATGAGCTGCAGGTAGATCCGCTCATCGCCACAGCAGAACTGGAAATACCGGCTATGCTGCTACAGCCGTATGTAGAAAATGCGGTAAAATATGGGATGACAAATTCCCGTGACCATATCGGACACTTATTGATACAGTTTAATCAGGTAGCGCCGGACATGCTGGAATGCCTGATTGATGACAACGGTATTGGTATAAACAGGTCTAAGTCCATGCGTACATTGCCGAAGCATCATCAGTCCTCCGGCATGGAGATCAGCTCTAACCGTGCAGAGTTGCTCAACAAGATGTACAACACGGGAATTCACATAGACATCATTGATAAATCGGATAAAAATTCTTTGGAAAGTGGTACTATTGTGCGGATACTTATTCCCCAATTGTAG
- a CDS encoding 4a-hydroxytetrahydrobiopterin dehydratase, with product MWQEKNNQLYRAFTFKDFTEAFSFMTKVALIAEKMDHHPNWNNVYNKVEIYLSTHDAGDTVTDKDHALAKAIDGCL from the coding sequence ATGTGGCAAGAGAAAAACAATCAATTATATCGTGCCTTTACATTCAAAGACTTTACAGAAGCATTCTCATTTATGACAAAAGTGGCACTGATAGCTGAAAAAATGGATCATCACCCCAATTGGAACAATGTCTATAATAAGGTGGAGATTTATCTGAGCACGCATGATGCCGGAGACACCGTCACCGACAAAGACCATGCGCTGGCAAAAGCTATTGATGGTTGCCTATAA
- a CDS encoding IPExxxVDY family protein has protein sequence MSVLKLKLDQDQLVEDFFESTHLIGIVSSARDYQVCWQVNRDLHYDFRVNNSLEINLTKNQRSFYFSVFEFEEPTKSAAHYFYNNHCQAEFLLPELKNVDYLWLIKGDYYQLQDVKKLIGQLRHVEPVQLVSLLDIRKLENKMNLIF, from the coding sequence ATGTCAGTACTCAAATTAAAACTGGATCAGGACCAATTAGTGGAAGATTTCTTCGAGTCGACCCATCTGATTGGCATCGTGTCTTCTGCGCGGGATTATCAGGTGTGCTGGCAGGTAAATCGGGATCTGCACTACGACTTCAGAGTTAACAATTCTCTGGAGATCAACCTGACTAAAAATCAGCGGTCGTTTTACTTCAGTGTGTTTGAATTTGAAGAACCGACCAAATCGGCGGCACATTATTTTTATAATAATCACTGCCAGGCTGAATTCCTGCTCCCTGAGCTAAAAAATGTAGATTATCTCTGGTTGATTAAAGGAGATTACTACCAGCTGCAGGATGTCAAAAAATTAATCGGACAATTACGTCATGTAGAGCCAGTACAATTAGTATCTTTATTGGATATTAGAAAGCTCGAAAATAAGATGAACCTCATCTTTTAA
- a CDS encoding DUF5522 domain-containing protein: MQPQLKEGIDFYYNEDGYVVLTAAFLLKRGYCCGNGCRHCPYDYEKVPEPRRNDLLAARKLNNEEKG, translated from the coding sequence ATGCAACCCCAGCTGAAGGAGGGAATTGATTTTTACTATAATGAAGATGGGTATGTAGTACTTACAGCCGCTTTCCTCCTAAAAAGAGGATATTGCTGCGGCAATGGATGCAGACACTGCCCATACGATTACGAAAAAGTACCGGAACCCCGCAGAAATGATCTGCTCGCTGCCCGGAAGTTAAATAATGAAGAAAAAGGCTGA